The following are from one region of the Streptomyces tuirus genome:
- a CDS encoding sodium/solute symporter — translation MNSSYAIPAVALVVVATVLVGAFGLRISRTTSDFYVASRTVGPRLNAAAISGEYLSAASFLGIAGLVLVQGPDMLWYPVGYTAGYLVLLLFVAAPLRRSGAYTLPDFAEARLASQAVRRLAGAFVVGVGWLYLLPQLQGAGLTLTVLTGAPDWLGGVIVAVVVTAIVAAGGMRSITFVQAFQYWLKLTALLVPALFLVLTWQSDGAPRHAFDEPATFREQRVVRVDDSIDLTLERPLSVAVTGTVDGRTHTGTRLELPAGTHRIERGTRLTFPAGAPVPRAERSGGGDLSPSQAESREERPLYATYGLILATFLGTMGLPHVVVRFYTSPHGVAARRTTVAVLGLIGAFYLLPPLYGALGRLYAPELTLTGDPDAAVLLLPDRMIGGVGGDLLGALVAGGAFAAFLSTASGLTMAVAGVLTQDVLPSRGVRHFRLGTVLAMAVPLAASVLVGGLPVADAVGLAFAVSASSFCPLLVLGIWWRRLTPPGAAAGMLVGGGSALLAVAATMAGYPGEGAALHALLAWPALWSVPLGFLTMILVSLATPGRVPPGTAAVLARFHLPEELRTEVSA, via the coding sequence ATGAACTCCAGCTACGCCATCCCGGCCGTCGCCCTCGTCGTCGTCGCCACCGTCCTCGTCGGCGCCTTCGGCCTGCGCATCTCCCGCACCACCTCCGACTTCTACGTCGCCTCCCGCACCGTCGGCCCCCGCCTCAACGCCGCCGCCATCAGCGGCGAGTACCTCTCCGCGGCCTCCTTCCTGGGCATCGCGGGACTCGTCCTGGTCCAGGGCCCCGACATGCTCTGGTACCCGGTCGGCTACACCGCCGGCTACCTGGTCCTGCTGCTCTTCGTCGCCGCCCCGCTGCGCCGCTCCGGCGCCTACACGCTCCCCGACTTCGCCGAGGCCCGCCTCGCCTCCCAGGCCGTGCGGCGGCTGGCCGGTGCCTTCGTCGTCGGGGTCGGCTGGCTGTACCTGTTGCCCCAGCTCCAGGGCGCCGGATTGACCCTGACCGTGCTGACCGGGGCGCCCGACTGGCTCGGCGGAGTGATCGTCGCCGTCGTCGTCACGGCCATCGTCGCCGCCGGCGGCATGCGCAGCATCACCTTCGTGCAGGCCTTCCAGTACTGGCTGAAGCTCACCGCCCTGCTCGTCCCCGCCCTGTTCCTGGTTCTCACCTGGCAGAGCGACGGAGCACCCCGGCACGCCTTCGACGAACCGGCCACCTTCCGCGAGCAGCGCGTCGTCCGTGTCGACGACAGCATCGACCTCACCCTCGAACGGCCCCTGAGCGTCGCGGTGACCGGCACCGTCGACGGCCGGACGCACACCGGCACCCGCCTCGAACTCCCCGCCGGCACCCACCGCATCGAACGCGGCACCCGCCTCACCTTCCCCGCCGGCGCCCCCGTCCCCCGGGCCGAGCGCAGCGGCGGCGGCGACCTCTCCCCGTCGCAGGCCGAGAGCCGCGAGGAACGCCCGCTGTACGCCACGTACGGGCTGATCCTCGCCACGTTCCTCGGCACCATGGGCCTGCCGCACGTCGTGGTCCGCTTCTACACCAGCCCGCACGGCGTGGCCGCCCGCCGCACCACTGTCGCGGTCCTCGGCCTGATCGGCGCCTTCTACCTCCTGCCACCCCTCTACGGCGCACTCGGCCGCCTCTACGCCCCCGAACTCACTCTCACCGGCGATCCGGACGCCGCCGTCCTCCTGCTGCCCGACCGCATGATCGGGGGAGTGGGCGGCGACCTGCTGGGCGCACTGGTCGCGGGCGGCGCCTTCGCCGCGTTCCTCTCCACCGCCTCGGGCCTGACCATGGCGGTCGCGGGCGTCCTGACCCAGGACGTCCTGCCCTCCCGGGGCGTACGGCACTTCCGGCTCGGGACGGTCCTCGCCATGGCCGTGCCCCTCGCGGCGAGCGTCCTCGTCGGCGGGCTGCCGGTCGCCGACGCCGTCGGGCTCGCCTTCGCCGTCTCGGCGTCCTCGTTCTGCCCCCTGCTCGTCCTCGGCATCTGGTGGCGGCGGCTGACCCCGCCCGGCGCCGCCGCCGGGATGCTGGTCGGCGGCGGCTCCGCCCTGCTCGCCGTCGCCGCCACCATGGCCGGCTACCCGGGCGAGGGCGCCGCCCTGCACGCCCTGCTCGCCTGGCCCGCGCTGTGGTCGGTGCCCCTGGGCTTCCTCACCATGATCCTGGTGTCCCTCGCCACCCCCGGCCGGGTCCCGCCCGGCACCGCGGCGGTCCTGGCCCGGTTCCACCTGCCCGAGGAACTGCGCACGGAGGTGAGCGCATGA
- the ddaH gene encoding dimethylargininase: MPDSRVPRRRRYLVCEPRHFAVQYAINPWMHPDEPVDVLRALDQWQALVDTYRAHGHTVDSVKPVPGLPDMVFAANAAVVVDGRVFGSLFHAPERRPESVPFEAWFKAAGYEVYHPESVCEGEGDLVPAGRWILAGTGFRTTREAHSEVQEHFGTPVISLTLVDPYFYHLDTALFVLDEDNIAYYPEAFSPGSREVLARLYPDAVLATREDAMAFGLNSVSDGRHVFISPGATGLAEQLAGRGYVPVPVDLSEFQKAGGGIKCCTQEIREIRS; encoded by the coding sequence GTGCCCGACTCCCGTGTGCCGCGCCGGCGGCGCTACCTCGTCTGCGAACCCAGACACTTCGCCGTGCAGTACGCGATCAACCCGTGGATGCACCCCGACGAACCCGTCGACGTGCTCCGCGCCCTGGACCAGTGGCAGGCGCTGGTCGACACCTACCGTGCCCACGGCCATACCGTGGACAGTGTGAAACCCGTTCCCGGCCTGCCGGACATGGTTTTCGCCGCGAACGCGGCGGTCGTCGTCGACGGCCGCGTCTTCGGCTCGCTCTTCCACGCGCCCGAGCGCCGCCCCGAGTCCGTGCCGTTCGAGGCGTGGTTCAAGGCGGCGGGCTACGAGGTGTACCACCCCGAGTCGGTGTGCGAGGGCGAGGGCGACCTGGTCCCGGCCGGCCGCTGGATCCTGGCGGGGACGGGCTTCCGTACGACCCGGGAGGCCCACAGCGAGGTGCAGGAGCACTTCGGGACGCCGGTGATCAGCCTGACGCTGGTGGATCCGTACTTCTACCACCTGGACACGGCTCTGTTCGTCCTCGACGAAGACAACATCGCCTACTACCCCGAGGCGTTCTCGCCGGGCAGCCGTGAGGTGCTGGCCCGGCTGTACCCGGACGCGGTGCTCGCCACCCGCGAGGACGCGATGGCGTTCGGGCTCAACTCCGTCTCCGACGGGCGCCACGTGTTCATCTCACCGGGGGCGACGGGCCTCGCCGAGCAGCTGGCCGGCCGCGGCTATGTCCCCGTCCCCGTCGACCTGTCCGAATTCCAGAAGGCCGGGGGCGGCATCAAGTGCTGCACCCAGGAGATCCGGGAGATCCGCTCATGA
- the rocD gene encoding ornithine--oxo-acid transaminase, with protein MTAPVRTEDSQGDRGPRETRGSQELIRAEEPVLAHNYHPLPVVVARAEGTWVEDVEGRRYLDMLAGYSALNFGHRHPALIEAAHRQLDRLTLTSRAFHNDRLAEFAERLAALTGMDMVLPMNTGAEAVESGVKVARKWAYDVKGVPADRATIVVAADNFHGRTTTIVSFSTDETARAGFGPFTPGFRVVPYNDLAAMEAAVDETTAAVLIEPVQGEAGVIIPDDGYLAGVRELTRRKGCLFIADEIQSGLGRTGRTLAVEHEPVVPDVLLLGKALGGGIVPVSAVVGRREVLGVLHPGEHGSTFGGNPLAAAVGTAVVELLETGEFQRRAAELGGILRDGLTGLVGKGVVGFRSRGLWAGVDIDPALGTGREISERLMREGVLAKDTHGSTIRLAPPLTITAEELTGALAALEKALG; from the coding sequence ATGACCGCACCCGTCCGCACCGAGGACTCGCAGGGGGACCGTGGCCCGCGGGAGACCCGTGGCTCGCAGGAGCTGATCCGCGCGGAGGAGCCGGTCCTCGCGCACAACTACCACCCGCTGCCGGTGGTCGTCGCCCGCGCCGAGGGCACCTGGGTGGAGGACGTGGAGGGGCGGCGCTACCTCGACATGCTCGCCGGGTACTCGGCCCTCAACTTCGGCCACCGGCACCCGGCGCTGATCGAGGCGGCCCATCGTCAGCTCGACCGGCTGACCCTCACCTCGCGCGCCTTTCACAACGACCGGCTCGCCGAGTTCGCGGAGCGGCTGGCCGCGCTGACCGGCATGGACATGGTGCTGCCCATGAACACCGGCGCGGAGGCGGTGGAGAGCGGCGTGAAGGTGGCCCGGAAGTGGGCCTACGACGTCAAGGGCGTGCCGGCCGACCGGGCGACGATCGTGGTGGCGGCGGACAACTTCCACGGGCGTACGACGACGATCGTCAGCTTCTCCACGGACGAGACGGCCCGTGCGGGCTTCGGGCCCTTCACGCCGGGTTTCCGGGTGGTGCCGTACAACGACCTGGCCGCGATGGAGGCGGCGGTCGACGAGACGACGGCGGCGGTGCTGATCGAGCCGGTCCAGGGCGAGGCGGGGGTGATCATTCCCGACGACGGCTACCTCGCCGGTGTGCGGGAGCTGACCCGCCGCAAGGGCTGTCTGTTCATCGCGGACGAGATCCAGTCCGGGCTCGGCCGCACGGGCCGCACGCTGGCGGTCGAGCACGAGCCGGTGGTGCCGGACGTGCTGCTGCTGGGCAAGGCGCTGGGCGGCGGCATCGTGCCGGTGTCGGCGGTGGTCGGGCGCCGGGAGGTGCTCGGGGTGCTGCATCCCGGGGAGCACGGCTCCACGTTCGGCGGCAATCCGCTGGCGGCGGCGGTCGGTACGGCGGTGGTGGAGCTGCTGGAGACGGGCGAGTTCCAGCGCCGGGCGGCCGAGCTGGGCGGCATCCTGCGCGACGGTCTGACGGGGCTGGTCGGCAAGGGCGTCGTCGGGTTCCGCTCGCGCGGCCTGTGGGCGGGCGTCGACATCGACCCCGCGCTCGGCACCGGCCGCGAGATCAGCGAACGCCTCATGCGGGAGGGCGTCCTGGCGAAGGACACCCACGGCTCCACGATCCGCCTGGCCCCGCCGCTCACCATCACGGCCGAGGAGCTGACGGGGGCACTCGCGGCGCTGGAGAAGGCACTGGGGTAA
- a CDS encoding cytochrome c oxidase assembly protein, which yields MDHSGHGMTMDLPPFTLGRGLEWSTDPFFLIACLTGLALYGWGVVRLVRRGDKWPVGRTVAFTIGVLSVVLMMCTRLNDYGMVMFSVHMVQHMVISMVSPILILLGAPITLALRALPPAGRGRKGPRELLLMFLHSRYMRIVTHPAFTIPLFIASLYGLYFTPLFDTLMGSKAGHIAMMVHFLAVGLVFFWPIMGVDPGPHRPGYLMRMLELFAGMPFHAFFGIALMMASEPMVETFKNPPGSLGIEALSDQNAAGGIAWAFSEIPSVLVLVALLFQWYASDQRQARRTDRAAERDGDKELEAYNAYLASLNTQGR from the coding sequence ATGGATCACAGCGGGCACGGCATGACCATGGATCTGCCGCCGTTCACGCTGGGGCGAGGGCTGGAGTGGTCCACGGACCCGTTTTTCCTCATCGCCTGTCTCACCGGGCTCGCCCTGTATGGGTGGGGCGTCGTGCGGCTAGTCCGGCGCGGGGACAAGTGGCCCGTGGGGCGGACGGTCGCCTTCACCATCGGCGTGCTGAGCGTCGTGCTCATGATGTGCACCCGGCTGAACGACTACGGCATGGTCATGTTCAGCGTGCACATGGTGCAGCACATGGTCATCAGCATGGTGTCGCCCATCCTCATCCTGCTCGGCGCGCCGATCACGCTGGCGCTGCGGGCGCTGCCGCCGGCGGGGCGGGGACGCAAGGGGCCGCGTGAGCTGCTGCTGATGTTCCTGCACAGCCGGTACATGCGGATCGTCACGCACCCGGCGTTCACGATCCCGCTGTTCATCGCGAGCCTGTACGGGCTGTACTTCACGCCCCTCTTCGACACCCTGATGGGCTCCAAGGCGGGCCACATCGCGATGATGGTGCACTTCCTCGCCGTCGGCCTGGTGTTCTTCTGGCCGATCATGGGCGTCGACCCGGGCCCGCACCGCCCCGGCTACCTGATGCGGATGCTGGAGCTGTTCGCGGGCATGCCGTTCCACGCGTTCTTCGGGATCGCGCTGATGATGGCGTCCGAGCCGATGGTCGAGACGTTCAAGAACCCGCCCGGCTCGCTCGGCATCGAGGCGCTGTCCGATCAGAACGCGGCGGGCGGCATCGCCTGGGCGTTCAGTGAGATCCCCTCCGTGCTGGTACTGGTGGCCCTGCTGTTCCAGTGGTACGCCTCGGACCAGCGGCAGGCCAGGCGCACGGACCGGGCCGCCGAGCGCGACGGGGACAAGGAACTGGAGGCGTACAACGCCTATCTGGCCTCGCTGAACACGCAGGGGCGCTGA
- a CDS encoding LytR/AlgR family response regulator transcription factor — MLRALAVDDERPSLEELLYLLHADPRIGSAEGAGDATEALRRMNRALESGPGGPEAIDVVFLDIQMPGLDGLDLARLLTGFARPPLVVFVTAHEDFAVQAFDLKAVDYVLKPVRKERLAEAVRRAAELRGAAPRIPVHEPDPDHIPVELGGVTRFVAVEDITHVEAQGDYARLHTVKGSHLVRIPLSTLEERWRTRGFLRIHRRHLVALRHIGELRLDAGTVSVLVGSEELQVSRRHTRELRDLLMRRP; from the coding sequence ATGCTGCGCGCCCTGGCTGTCGACGACGAACGCCCCTCCCTGGAGGAACTGCTCTACCTCCTGCACGCCGACCCCCGCATCGGCAGCGCCGAGGGCGCCGGCGACGCGACCGAGGCGCTGCGCCGCATGAACCGCGCCCTGGAGTCCGGCCCCGGCGGGCCCGAAGCCATCGACGTCGTCTTCCTCGACATCCAGATGCCCGGCCTCGACGGCCTCGACCTCGCCCGGCTGCTCACCGGCTTCGCCCGGCCGCCGCTCGTCGTGTTCGTCACCGCCCATGAGGACTTCGCCGTGCAGGCCTTCGACCTCAAGGCCGTCGACTACGTCCTCAAACCGGTCCGCAAGGAGCGGCTCGCCGAAGCCGTCCGCAGGGCCGCCGAGCTGCGCGGCGCCGCCCCGCGCATCCCCGTGCACGAACCCGACCCGGACCACATACCCGTCGAACTCGGCGGCGTGACCCGCTTCGTCGCCGTCGAGGACATCACCCACGTCGAGGCCCAGGGCGACTACGCCCGCCTGCACACCGTCAAGGGCAGCCACCTGGTCCGCATCCCGCTGTCCACCCTGGAGGAGCGCTGGCGCACCCGCGGCTTCCTCCGCATCCACCGCCGCCACCTCGTCGCCCTGCGCCACATCGGCGAACTCCGCCTCGACGCGGGCACCGTCAGCGTCCTCGTCGGCTCCGAAGAACTCCAGGTCAGCCGGCGCCACACCCGCGAACTGCGCGACCTGCTCATGAGGAGGCCGTGA
- a CDS encoding MurT ligase domain-containing protein: MAGNSDPLSPRAKLAVTAGKAVAAASRAAGRGSGSVIGGRVALKLDPDLLARLAQNLDVILVSATNGKTTTTRLIAEALRAAGPVVSNALGANMPAGITSALAGSSDARYGVIEVDEKYLAGVARDTAPKCIALLNLSRDQLDRAAETRMLAENWREGLAGSKAVVVANCDDPLVVWAASSSPNVIWVAAGQMWKDDAWSCPSCGGVMQRPGDDWFCGECGFRRPTPSWALSNDHVLDPHGSAWPIHLQLPGRANKANAASSAAVAAVFGVPPQVALERMYQVQAVAGRYDVVQFQGRDLRLLLAKNPAGWLETFSLIDPPPTPVILSVNARGADGTDTSWLWDVDYTRLTGHPICVVGDRRLDLAVRLEVADQHFQVYDNLDQAVAACPPGRIEVIANYTAFQDLRRRVGN; encoded by the coding sequence ATGGCAGGCAACTCGGACCCGCTCTCGCCGCGGGCCAAGCTGGCCGTGACCGCGGGCAAGGCGGTCGCGGCGGCATCACGCGCCGCAGGGCGCGGCAGCGGTTCGGTGATCGGCGGCCGGGTCGCGCTGAAACTCGACCCCGACCTCCTCGCCCGGCTCGCCCAGAACCTGGACGTGATCCTGGTCTCCGCGACGAACGGCAAGACCACCACGACCCGGCTCATCGCCGAGGCACTGCGCGCGGCGGGCCCCGTCGTCTCCAACGCGCTCGGCGCCAACATGCCGGCCGGCATCACCTCGGCCCTCGCCGGCAGCTCCGACGCCCGCTACGGCGTCATCGAGGTCGACGAGAAGTACCTGGCAGGCGTCGCCCGGGACACCGCCCCGAAGTGCATCGCCCTGCTCAACCTCTCGCGCGACCAGCTCGACCGGGCCGCCGAGACCCGTATGCTCGCCGAGAACTGGCGGGAGGGACTCGCGGGTTCCAAGGCCGTGGTCGTGGCCAACTGCGACGACCCGCTGGTGGTGTGGGCGGCGTCGTCCTCCCCCAATGTGATCTGGGTCGCAGCCGGCCAGATGTGGAAGGACGACGCCTGGTCCTGCCCGTCGTGCGGTGGCGTCATGCAGCGCCCGGGCGACGACTGGTTCTGCGGCGAGTGCGGCTTCCGCCGTCCCACGCCGAGCTGGGCGCTCTCCAACGACCACGTCCTCGACCCGCACGGCTCGGCCTGGCCGATCCACCTCCAGCTGCCCGGCCGCGCCAACAAGGCCAACGCCGCCTCCTCGGCCGCCGTCGCCGCCGTGTTCGGCGTGCCGCCGCAGGTCGCGCTGGAGCGCATGTACCAGGTGCAGGCGGTGGCCGGGCGCTACGACGTCGTCCAGTTCCAGGGCCGTGACCTGCGACTGCTGCTCGCGAAGAACCCGGCCGGCTGGCTGGAGACGTTCTCCCTGATCGACCCGCCGCCCACGCCGGTCATCCTCTCCGTGAACGCGCGCGGCGCCGACGGCACCGACACCTCCTGGCTGTGGGACGTTGACTACACGCGCCTGACCGGCCACCCGATCTGCGTCGTCGGCGACCGGCGACTGGACCTGGCGGTGCGCCTGGAGGTCGCCGACCAGCACTTCCAGGTCTACGACAACCTCGACCAGGCCGTGGCGGCGTGTCCGCCGGGGCGCATCGAGGTCATCGCCAACTACACGGCGTTCCAGGACCTGCGCCGCCGCGTCGGCAACTGA
- a CDS encoding type 1 glutamine amidotransferase → MSDNQLRVVWIYPDLLSTYGDQGNVLVVERRARQRRLDVARLDVRSDQPIPTSGDIYLIGGGEDRPQRLAAERLRRDGGLQRAVENGAIVFSVCAGYQILGHEFINDLGQREPGLGLLDVVSTRGEGARCVGDVLGDVDARLGLPPLTGFENHQGVTHLGPTARPLAQVRFGNGNGTGDGTEGAYNDTVFGTYMHGPVLARNPLIADLLLKLALDVNALPPTDDQWYEALRNERIAAAQQPA, encoded by the coding sequence GTGAGCGACAACCAACTGCGGGTCGTCTGGATCTATCCCGACCTGCTCAGCACCTACGGCGACCAGGGCAACGTCCTCGTCGTGGAGCGCCGGGCGCGCCAGCGCCGCCTGGACGTGGCCCGGCTGGACGTGCGTAGCGACCAGCCGATCCCGACCTCCGGCGACATCTACCTGATCGGCGGCGGCGAGGACCGGCCGCAGCGGCTCGCCGCCGAGCGGCTGCGCCGGGACGGCGGACTGCAGCGGGCCGTGGAGAACGGCGCCATCGTGTTCTCGGTGTGCGCCGGCTACCAGATCCTCGGGCACGAGTTCATCAACGACCTCGGCCAGCGCGAGCCCGGCCTCGGTCTGCTGGACGTGGTGTCGACGCGCGGCGAGGGCGCGCGGTGCGTCGGTGACGTGCTGGGCGACGTCGACGCCCGCCTCGGCCTGCCCCCGCTGACCGGCTTCGAGAACCACCAGGGCGTCACCCACCTCGGCCCCACCGCCCGCCCGCTCGCCCAGGTGCGCTTCGGCAACGGCAACGGCACGGGCGACGGCACGGAGGGCGCGTACAACGACACCGTCTTCGGCACGTACATGCACGGGCCGGTGCTCGCGCGCAACCCGCTGATCGCGGACCTGCTGCTGAAGCTGGCCCTCGACGTCAACGCGCTGCCGCCGACCGACGACCAGTGGTACGAGGCCCTCCGCAACGAACGCATCGCGGCTGCTCAGCAGCCTGCCTGA
- a CDS encoding 6-phosphofructokinase, with translation MRIGVLTSGGDCPGLNAVIRSVVHRAVVDHGDEVIGFRDGWKGLLECDYLKLDLDAVGGILARGGTILGSSRVQPSHLRDGVERARGHVEELGLDAIIPIGGEGTLKAARLMSDSGLPVVGVPKTIDNDIAVTDVTFGFDTAVGVATEALDRLKTTAESHQRVLVVEVMGRHTGWIALHSGMAAGAHAIVVPERPFDIEELTRRVGERFEAGKRFAIVVAAEGAKPRAGSMEFDEGGKDIYGHERFAGIARQLSVELEGRLGKEARPVILGHVQRGGTPTAYDRVLATRFGWHAVEAVHRGEFGQMTALRGTDIVMVSLAEAVKTLKTVPDERYAEAETVL, from the coding sequence ATGCGCATTGGTGTCCTCACGTCCGGCGGCGACTGCCCCGGCCTGAACGCCGTCATCCGGTCCGTCGTGCACCGTGCCGTCGTCGACCACGGCGACGAGGTCATCGGCTTCCGGGACGGCTGGAAGGGCCTCCTGGAGTGCGACTACCTCAAGCTCGACCTCGACGCGGTGGGTGGCATCCTCGCCCGCGGCGGCACGATTCTCGGGTCCTCCCGGGTCCAGCCCTCCCATCTGCGGGACGGTGTGGAGCGGGCCAGGGGCCATGTCGAGGAGCTCGGCCTCGACGCGATCATCCCCATCGGCGGCGAGGGCACGCTCAAGGCCGCCCGGCTGATGTCGGACAGTGGTCTGCCCGTCGTGGGCGTGCCGAAGACCATCGACAACGACATCGCGGTCACGGACGTCACCTTCGGCTTCGACACGGCCGTGGGTGTGGCGACCGAGGCCCTGGACCGGCTGAAGACCACCGCCGAGTCCCACCAGCGGGTCCTGGTCGTCGAGGTCATGGGCCGGCACACCGGCTGGATCGCGCTGCACTCCGGCATGGCGGCCGGCGCGCACGCCATCGTGGTGCCCGAGCGGCCCTTCGACATAGAGGAGCTGACCCGCCGGGTCGGCGAGCGGTTCGAGGCGGGCAAGCGCTTCGCGATCGTGGTGGCGGCGGAGGGGGCGAAGCCTCGCGCCGGGAGCATGGAGTTCGACGAGGGCGGCAAGGACATCTACGGGCACGAGCGGTTCGCCGGGATCGCCCGGCAGCTGTCCGTGGAGCTGGAGGGACGGCTGGGGAAGGAAGCCCGGCCGGTGATCCTCGGGCATGTGCAGCGGGGCGGCACGCCGACCGCCTACGACCGGGTGCTGGCCACGCGGTTCGGGTGGCATGCGGTGGAGGCCGTGCACCGCGGAGAGTTCGGGCAGATGACGGCGCTGCGCGGGACCGACATAGTGATGGTGTCGTTGGCCGAGGCCGTCAAGACGCTGAAGACCGTGCCGGACGAGCGGTACGCCGAGGCGGAGACCGTTCTCTGA
- a CDS encoding Lrp/AsnC family transcriptional regulator has protein sequence MSSRSTAFDELDRKIITALMANARTSFAEIGTAIGLSATAVKRRVDRLRETGVITGFSATVKPSALGWRTEAYVEVYCEGAAPPRRLAEVVRDYPEIAAAMTVTGGADALLHVRARDVEHFEEVLERIRQEPFIRKTISVMVLSHLLPESPEAGASQPAPEGVAGGAADVR, from the coding sequence ATGAGCAGCAGGTCCACGGCGTTCGACGAGCTCGACCGGAAGATCATCACGGCGTTGATGGCGAACGCCAGGACGTCGTTCGCGGAGATCGGCACGGCGATCGGGCTGTCGGCCACGGCGGTCAAGCGGCGGGTCGACCGGTTGCGCGAGACGGGTGTGATCACCGGGTTCTCGGCGACGGTGAAGCCGTCGGCGCTGGGCTGGCGCACGGAGGCCTACGTCGAGGTGTACTGCGAGGGCGCGGCGCCGCCGCGGCGGCTGGCGGAGGTCGTGCGCGACTACCCGGAGATCGCCGCGGCGATGACCGTGACGGGCGGCGCGGACGCGCTGCTGCACGTGCGGGCGCGGGACGTGGAGCACTTCGAGGAGGTGCTGGAGCGGATCCGGCAGGAGCCGTTCATCCGGAAGACGATCAGCGTGATGGTGCTGTCCCATCTGCTGCCGGAGAGTCCGGAGGCGGGGGCGAGTCAGCCGGCCCCCGAGGGGGTCGCAGGGGGCGCAGCAGACGTGCGCTGA
- a CDS encoding sensor histidine kinase, whose protein sequence is MSGFLAGLCVAVLPVLALGVWLGRRTARAKSLAGLGTPVEHATFETLHTASLAAPPLRSGLTEETARKSARKLRSLLGTDALCLTDLRQVLVWDGDGAHHRSEIMERLADSLETGRGEAFRLTCDSLDCSVRWAVVAPLTVDDRVHGALVACAPRESAVLVRAAGEVARWVSVQLELADLDQSRTRLIEAEIKALRAQISPHFIFNSLAVIASFVRTDPERARELLLEFADFTRYSFRRHGDFTTLAEELHAIDHYLALVRARFGDRLSVTLQIAPEVLPVTLPFLCLQPLVENAVKHGLEGKAVPSGRCHIQITAQDAGAEALVVIEDDGAGMDPGLLRRILAREVSPSGGIGLSNVDDRLRQVYGDDHGLVIETATGAGMKITVRLPKYQPGVHSAGRLTGE, encoded by the coding sequence ATGAGCGGGTTCCTGGCCGGCCTGTGCGTCGCCGTGCTCCCGGTGCTCGCCCTCGGAGTCTGGCTCGGCCGCCGCACCGCCCGGGCCAAGAGCCTCGCCGGACTCGGCACCCCCGTCGAGCACGCCACCTTCGAGACCCTGCACACGGCCTCCCTCGCCGCGCCCCCGCTGCGATCCGGCCTGACCGAGGAGACCGCCCGCAAGTCCGCCCGCAAACTGCGCTCCCTGCTCGGCACGGACGCCCTCTGTCTCACCGACCTGAGACAGGTCCTGGTCTGGGACGGAGACGGCGCCCACCACCGCAGCGAGATCATGGAACGCCTCGCGGACTCCCTGGAGACCGGCCGGGGCGAGGCCTTCCGGCTCACCTGCGACAGCCTCGACTGCTCGGTGCGCTGGGCGGTCGTCGCCCCGCTCACCGTCGACGACCGTGTCCACGGCGCCCTCGTCGCCTGCGCGCCCCGCGAGTCGGCGGTGCTCGTCCGCGCCGCCGGCGAGGTCGCCCGCTGGGTCTCGGTCCAGCTGGAACTGGCCGACCTCGACCAGTCCCGCACCCGCCTCATCGAGGCCGAGATCAAGGCGCTGCGGGCCCAGATCTCCCCGCACTTCATCTTCAACTCGCTCGCGGTGATCGCCTCGTTCGTCCGCACCGACCCCGAGCGCGCCCGCGAGCTGCTCCTGGAATTCGCCGACTTCACCCGCTACTCGTTCCGCCGGCACGGCGACTTCACCACCCTCGCCGAGGAGCTGCACGCCATCGACCACTACCTGGCACTCGTGCGGGCACGCTTCGGCGACCGCCTGTCCGTGACCCTCCAGATAGCGCCGGAGGTGCTGCCGGTGACCCTGCCGTTCCTGTGCCTGCAGCCGCTCGTCGAGAACGCCGTCAAGCACGGTCTGGAGGGCAAGGCCGTGCCCTCCGGCAGGTGCCACATCCAGATCACCGCCCAGGACGCGGGCGCCGAGGCCCTCGTCGTCATCGAGGACGACGGCGCCGGCATGGACCCCGGCCTGCTCCGCCGCATCCTCGCCCGCGAGGTCAGCCCCTCGGGCGGCATCGGCCTCTCCAACGTCGACGACCGGCTCCGCCAGGTCTACGGCGACGACCACGGGCTGGTCATCGAGACCGCCACGGGAGCCGGTATGAAGATCACCGTCCGGCTCCCGAAGTACCAGCCGGGCGTACACTCGGCGGGGCGGCTGACCGGGGAGTGA